The following nucleotide sequence is from Roseivirga sp. BDSF3-8.
ACCGATGGTTGAAGGAAAGCCCGGGTCAAACACGATACCGCCGGAATAAAAGTTACTGTTATCGTCATAAGTGGCAGTGAATCCCCAGTTATCTGCGTTGGAGCCGCTAAATGTAGAGAATATCAGAATAGGATCTATGACCATAGGTAAATCAGGGTTATAGCCTGAGGGAAAGCTGAAGCCGACCTGATTATCACTTATCGTAAATCTGCAGCGGATGAATAGCGTGTCAGTACCTGCCACCTGATAGGCTATTGGCCTGGACTCCACCATTCTGTTCACTGATGTTTCAATGATCAACTGCCCGCCCGCCAGCTTGACTGAAGAGGCGCCCCTGTATTTCATTTTGATAATGTTGGGATCGGCTCCGGGGGCTATCAGCAAATCATACTTAAGATCCTGGGGTATCTCGCCAGTACCCACGCTATAAAACCTGGCACCAATACCCGGATATATTTCAGAGAGGGCCACACGCTTGTATCCTTTTGCTCCTTTACCCCAATGAGTAGGATCATTTCCCTTATAGAAATTGAAATTAGCTTTATGTCCATCTTCTCCATTGTATTCCGACAGTTTGGCGCCTTCAAAGGTCATATCAAAGCTATGCATAGGCACCCTGTCCGGATCAGGTAAGCTACTGGCACTGCGCAGGGCGGGTTCCGGCGGGGTAATGTGGCTGTGAAATGTGGCCACCTTTTCCTGAGAATAAAACCCGTACGTAATGCCTTTATCGGTAAGGTACATGGCACCCCCCGGCAGTTGAGTACGAAAAGCTACACTTCCAGGCCACTGACCCTTGTTTTCGATAAAAAGCCCGGGTACCTGGCACTGACAGATAGTGGGAATTAATAATAGAGAGATAATGAAAAAGACGAGACGTAGGGTCATTTGCTATGAGGCATTTGTGACAAAGTAGCAAATATGGAGGAGATTTAAAGCAGACTGGTAGGGGGAAAACACAAAAAAGGTTGCCGCTTGATAGCGACAACCTTTTATTCATCTACTCATTCACTAAACCACGCCGTATGGAATGTATCTTTAAAAAATTACGGAAGCTTGCCTAAGTCCAAAAAGATTTTCGCATTTATTAAAGCGTATAGCTTCGTTAAAAAAATATTGCTCTAGGCAGTTTAAAAAATTTAAATGCGAATATGCTGTCAAAAGTGCTTCCGCTTACTCAACCTATTCGCTCTCTTTAATACCAACCCCGTGCCAAAAATGAAAAATCGCGTTATAACGCCGTTTGGGAGGATTTTACCTAATTACTGTTTATCATTATGATAAAACCACTGAATATCAGAAATTTTCATGTCTCATTATGATAAAATGGGTGTCAATCTGAGATGGTAGTTAATGATCTATAAGAAAACAGGTACGATGAGAAGTATTATTTCAATTTTCTTACCTTTCATTTTTTAAAACCGGTTCACAAAGAATTTTTTTATGTACATCGCGCTGTCAATTGTACTCTATGGTCTGGCTCTTTACTTCTTTTTCAGAGGGCTGTATGTCAAAAAGAGAAACATGGTGGTTCTCGGTGCCGGGATAGCCATCTTCACAATCCTGTTTTTCCGCTTTTTGGTCTTCTATTCAGAATTGCTCTGGTTTGAAAACCTGGGATATGACGATCGCTTCTGGACGCTTGAACTCACCAGGGTCAGCTTTATAGCCGGAGGAGCTATAGGAAGTGCGTTTCTCATGACTCTGCTTACCTTATATCTCTCGCCCTATAAGCAGCGTATAAGGTATCTCTCCATAGCATTGGCTGCCATAACAGGAGGTTTTTGGGGCCTTAGCTCATGGGAGAGCTTTCTTTTGTTTACTAACCAGGTCTCTACCAGTCTGCAGGACCCTATTCTTGGCCAGACAGTTGGCTTCTACCTCTTTACGTTACCTATTATAAAAAGCCTGCTTACCCTGCTCATATGGTTGTCAGTACTTGCACTTATCGTATCGCTGGCTGGTGCATATCTTCACCCTAACCGAAATGGGGTGCTCGAATTTTACCAGCCTATGGGTGATGCCCCCACTATGCGCAGGCTATTCTTTCCGGTTTACTTTACCGGGGGTATTCTGCTGGTCGTGCTGGCTATACAGAAATACATAGACCGGTTTAACCTTATGTATAGTGACTGGGGGGCAGTGGCAGGCCCTGGCTGGACCGATGTGCAAATCAGATTACCTGCCTATTGGGTGGTTAGCGTACTTACCCTGATGGCAGGCCTATCTTTATTACTTACGCCAGGCAGGCGTATATGGCAGAATATGGCCAGAAAGCTACGCGGCGAAGCACATACAAATCACCCTATAGCTTTGATAATGGCAGCTATAAGTGTCGCATTGCTTTGGGTAACAGCCCTTTCCCTTGTACCAGGGGCTTTTCAGTTCCTGAGGGTGGAACCTAACGAAATCACCCTTGAAAAGCCCTACATCCTACATAATATTGATTTCACCCGCCGGGCCTTTAACCTCCATAATGCTGAGGAACGCGAATTTACGGCAGATGGAGATTTTACAGCCTCTACGGTTGAGGATAACCCCGACTTGTTTGAAAATATACGTCTATGGGATTACCGGGCACTGGATGAGGTGTTCAGACAATTTCAGGAGATACGCCTGTACTACGAGTTCAGGGATGTGGACATTGATCGCTACATGATAGACGGCAAATACCGCCAGGTGATGGTTTCGGCCAGGGAAATGAACGTAAATAACCTTCCCGATCAGAGTAAAACGTTCGTAAACCAGCGCTTCAAATACACGCATGGGTTCGGAATTACCCTTACGCCTGTGTCCAATTTTACAAGGGAAGGCCTGCCTGAAATGCTTATTAAGGACATACCTCCCAAATCAGTCTATCCTTCGCTGGAGGTGACAGAGCCACGCATCTACTACGGTGAGGTAGAATCTAACCCGGTAATTGTAAATAGTAATGAACCTGAATTTGATTACCCCAGCGGTGAAGAAAACATATATAACCGGTACGAAGGAGAGGGAGGCGTGCCTCTGACTAACTGGTGGAGACGTTTTGTATATGGTTACAGATTTGACGGTACCCGTTTTCTGTTTAGCAGCTATCCTACAGACAGCAGCCGTATGATGTACCATCGCCAGGTACGCCAGCGCGTGAAAAAGCTGGCCCCCTTTCTCACATATGATAAAGACCCTTATATCGTATTGTCCGGGGGTAGATTATACTGGATAATCGATGCCTATACTACCAGCAGGCATTACCCTTATTCAGAACCCTATAACGAACGCGAGAGCATTTCTTTCGGTGATAGCGAGCAGGACCGTCAGAACACGCAAACCACGCAACCCGGCTTTGCCGGAGTAAACTATCTGCGAAACTCAGTAAAGGCAGTAGTGGACGCATACGACGGTTCAGTGCAATTTTATGTGTTTGATGAGGAAGACCCGCTTATCCGTACCTGGAGTAATGTCTTTGAAGGGCTGTTCAGGCCATCAAGCGAAATGCCGGATGATTTACGCAGCCATGTACGCTACCCCCTGGACATGCTACTGGTACAGGGGCTGGTGTATGCCAAGTACCATATGAGCGATCCCACAGTATTTTACAATCAGGAAGATCTTTGGATCAGAGCTACTGAAAAATATCGTGAAAGCGTACAGGCTGTGGAGCCTTACTATATATTATGGAAGCAGGAAGGTAACCCTGAATTACAATTCAGCCTAATATTACCCTTTACCCCTAAAAACCGCCGCGTGTTGATAGGCTGGGTGGCCGGATTATGCGATGGCGATAATTATGGTAAATTTATCAGCTATAATTTTCCTAAAGATACCCGTGT
It contains:
- a CDS encoding UPF0182 family protein, giving the protein MYIALSIVLYGLALYFFFRGLYVKKRNMVVLGAGIAIFTILFFRFLVFYSELLWFENLGYDDRFWTLELTRVSFIAGGAIGSAFLMTLLTLYLSPYKQRIRYLSIALAAITGGFWGLSSWESFLLFTNQVSTSLQDPILGQTVGFYLFTLPIIKSLLTLLIWLSVLALIVSLAGAYLHPNRNGVLEFYQPMGDAPTMRRLFFPVYFTGGILLVVLAIQKYIDRFNLMYSDWGAVAGPGWTDVQIRLPAYWVVSVLTLMAGLSLLLTPGRRIWQNMARKLRGEAHTNHPIALIMAAISVALLWVTALSLVPGAFQFLRVEPNEITLEKPYILHNIDFTRRAFNLHNAEEREFTADGDFTASTVEDNPDLFENIRLWDYRALDEVFRQFQEIRLYYEFRDVDIDRYMIDGKYRQVMVSAREMNVNNLPDQSKTFVNQRFKYTHGFGITLTPVSNFTREGLPEMLIKDIPPKSVYPSLEVTEPRIYYGEVESNPVIVNSNEPEFDYPSGEENIYNRYEGEGGVPLTNWWRRFVYGYRFDGTRFLFSSYPTDSSRMMYHRQVRQRVKKLAPFLTYDKDPYIVLSGGRLYWIIDAYTTSRHYPYSEPYNERESISFGDSEQDRQNTQTTQPGFAGVNYLRNSVKAVVDAYDGSVQFYVFDEEDPLIRTWSNVFEGLFRPSSEMPDDLRSHVRYPLDMLLVQGLVYAKYHMSDPTVFYNQEDLWIRATEKYRESVQAVEPYYILWKQEGNPELQFSLILPFTPKNRRVLIGWVAGLCDGDNYGKFISYNFPKDTRVLGPQQVETKIDQDSHLSGQLSLWDQRGSNVIRGNVLAIPIGNTLIYVEPIYLQAETAAYPELRLVAVMHGDELSYAESFGEALEGLFNRRAEDGRGPSLPVSDRPTQPAGSESQVRLIEEANRAFEEYVRYTSQRRYEEAGQALQELEQHLKSLNGNSNEKSTENIVIGDTTAASGNNE